One Bradyrhizobium sp. ISRA464 genomic window carries:
- a CDS encoding MDR family MFS transporter yields MTALQPALNAGNAADLNTPATPATPAVPARTWIAVVGANLGAFMAVLNIQIVNASLADVQGAIGAGIDDGGWISTSYLIAEIIVIPLSGWLAQVFSVRKYLLVNALLFLVFSAACALAQDLPQMIALRAVQGFTGGVLIPMAFTLIITLLPKAKQPIGLALFALSATFAPAIGPTIGGYLTENWGWQYIFYVNLVPGAIMIGMLYVSLDSSPMKLSLLAKGDWPGIITMAIGLAALQTVLEEGNKDDWFGSPFIVRLSVIAAVALTAFLVIELTVEKPLLNLRLLVRRNFGFGMLANFLLGIALYGSVFILPQYLSRIQGYNAEQIGMVLAWTGLPQLMLIPLVPRLMQRFDPRILIAVGFALFAGSNFMNITMTNDYATDQLFWPNIVRAVGQALVMAPLSAVATSGIEPENAGSASGLFNMMRNLGGAVGIALLQTLLTKREQFHSNVLSEPVSLFEQATRARIAQLTQYFMSHGVANQADATSRAIVAIGKIVQKQSFILAFSDTFYLLGVALIVALIAGLFLKKPGHLADGGAH; encoded by the coding sequence ATGACCGCGCTCCAGCCCGCACTCAATGCAGGCAACGCTGCCGACCTCAATACCCCCGCAACGCCGGCGACGCCTGCGGTCCCAGCACGCACCTGGATCGCGGTGGTCGGTGCCAACCTCGGCGCCTTCATGGCGGTGCTCAACATCCAGATCGTCAACGCCTCGCTTGCCGATGTGCAGGGCGCGATTGGCGCCGGCATCGATGACGGCGGCTGGATCTCGACCTCCTATTTGATCGCCGAGATCATCGTGATCCCCCTGAGCGGCTGGCTCGCGCAGGTGTTCTCGGTGCGCAAATATCTGCTCGTCAACGCGTTGCTGTTCCTGGTGTTCTCGGCGGCGTGCGCGCTGGCGCAGGACCTGCCGCAGATGATCGCGCTGCGCGCCGTGCAGGGCTTCACCGGCGGCGTGCTGATCCCGATGGCGTTTACGCTGATCATCACGCTGCTGCCGAAAGCGAAGCAGCCGATCGGGTTAGCGCTGTTCGCGCTGTCGGCGACGTTTGCGCCCGCGATCGGCCCGACCATCGGCGGTTACCTGACCGAGAACTGGGGCTGGCAGTACATCTTCTATGTCAACCTGGTGCCCGGCGCGATCATGATCGGCATGCTGTATGTCTCGCTCGACTCGAGCCCGATGAAGCTGTCGCTGCTCGCGAAGGGCGACTGGCCCGGCATCATCACCATGGCGATCGGCCTCGCCGCGTTGCAGACCGTGCTCGAGGAAGGCAACAAGGACGACTGGTTCGGTTCGCCGTTCATCGTCAGGCTGTCGGTGATCGCAGCCGTCGCGCTGACCGCCTTCCTGGTGATCGAGCTCACCGTCGAGAAGCCGCTGCTCAATCTGCGCTTGCTCGTCCGCCGCAATTTCGGCTTCGGAATGCTCGCGAACTTCCTGCTCGGCATTGCGCTGTACGGCTCGGTGTTCATCCTGCCGCAGTATCTGTCGCGCATCCAGGGCTACAATGCCGAGCAGATCGGCATGGTGCTGGCCTGGACCGGGCTGCCGCAGCTCATGCTGATCCCGCTGGTGCCGCGGCTGATGCAGCGCTTCGACCCCCGCATCCTGATCGCCGTCGGCTTCGCGCTGTTCGCCGGCTCCAACTTCATGAACATCACCATGACCAACGACTACGCCACCGATCAACTGTTCTGGCCGAACATCGTTCGCGCGGTCGGCCAGGCGCTGGTGATGGCCCCGCTGTCCGCGGTTGCGACCTCGGGCATCGAGCCGGAGAACGCCGGTTCCGCCTCCGGCCTGTTCAACATGATGCGCAATCTCGGCGGCGCCGTCGGCATTGCACTGTTGCAGACGTTGCTGACCAAGCGCGAGCAGTTTCACTCCAACGTGCTGAGCGAGCCGGTCTCGTTGTTCGAGCAGGCCACCCGCGCGCGGATCGCGCAACTCACCCAGTACTTCATGAGCCACGGTGTCGCCAACCAGGCGGATGCCACCAGCCGCGCGATCGTCGCAATCGGCAAGATCGTGCAGAAGCAGTCCTTCATCCTTGCCTTCAGCGACACCTTCTATCTGCTTGGCGTCGCCCTGATCGTCGCGCTGATCGCGGGACTGTTCCTGAAGAAGCCCGGCCATCTTGCCGATGGCGGAGCACACTAG
- a CDS encoding HlyD family secretion protein encodes MSTASYVSDETTKTDLRPSRRAIKRAALALAAALGIAAAGDFGYGYITTGRYLESTDDAYVKADSTIIAPKVSGYIAQVLVTDNQPVKAGQLLARIDDRDYRAALNQAKADVAAAEASVRNIDAQLALQQPVIEQGKADVTAAEANLKFAQEERARYDDLMKTGSGTVQRAQQSDAALRSSTAQLQGAKSGLAAAERKVDVLSTQRAQAMAQVDRARAVEQQAELNLSYTQITAPVDGTVGARTLRVGQYVQAGTQLMAVVPLDAVYVVANFKETQLTHVRNGQPVELTVDSFRNTTLKGHVDSLSPASGLEFALLPPDNATGNFTKIVQRVPVKIVLDDNKLAGLLRPGMSAIPTVNTKATVLAEREARKHVAAAARGNGG; translated from the coding sequence ATGTCGACCGCTAGCTATGTCTCTGACGAAACTACCAAAACCGACCTACGCCCGTCGCGGAGAGCGATCAAGCGGGCGGCGCTTGCGCTGGCAGCGGCGCTCGGCATCGCCGCCGCCGGCGATTTTGGTTACGGCTACATCACGACCGGCCGCTACCTCGAATCGACCGATGACGCCTATGTGAAGGCGGACTCCACGATCATCGCGCCGAAAGTGTCGGGTTACATCGCGCAGGTGCTGGTCACCGACAACCAGCCGGTGAAGGCCGGGCAGTTGCTGGCCCGGATCGACGACCGCGATTACCGCGCCGCGCTCAACCAGGCCAAGGCCGATGTTGCCGCGGCCGAAGCGTCGGTGCGCAACATCGACGCGCAGCTCGCTTTGCAGCAGCCGGTCATCGAGCAGGGCAAGGCCGATGTCACCGCCGCCGAAGCCAATCTGAAATTCGCCCAGGAAGAGCGCGCCCGTTACGACGACCTGATGAAGACGGGCTCCGGCACCGTGCAGCGCGCGCAACAGAGCGACGCGGCGCTGCGCTCCAGCACCGCGCAATTGCAGGGCGCGAAGTCCGGACTAGCAGCGGCCGAGCGCAAGGTCGACGTGCTGTCCACGCAGCGCGCCCAGGCCATGGCGCAGGTCGACCGGGCCCGCGCAGTCGAGCAGCAGGCGGAGCTGAACCTGTCCTACACGCAGATCACCGCGCCGGTCGACGGCACGGTCGGGGCCCGCACCCTGCGCGTCGGCCAGTATGTGCAGGCCGGCACGCAGCTGATGGCGGTGGTGCCGCTCGATGCAGTCTATGTGGTCGCCAATTTCAAGGAGACCCAGCTCACCCATGTGCGCAACGGCCAGCCGGTCGAACTCACCGTCGACAGCTTCCGCAACACGACGCTGAAGGGCCATGTCGACAGCCTGTCGCCGGCGAGCGGGCTCGAGTTCGCACTGCTGCCGCCCGACAACGCCACCGGCAACTTCACCAAGATCGTGCAGCGCGTGCCGGTCAAGATCGTGCTGGACGACAACAAGCTTGCCGGTCTGTTGCGCCCCGGCATGTCGGCGATCCCAACCGTCAACACCAAGGCGACGGTGCTCGCCGAGCGTGAGGCTCGCAAGCATGTCGCCGCGGCGGCGCGTGGCAACGGCGGCTAG
- a CDS encoding carboxymuconolactone decarboxylase family protein, whose protein sequence is MKPRMNFYQAAPETIKALVAVENQISASGLEQSLIELVKTRASQINGCAYCINMHTEDARKHGETEQRLYLLNAWRESPLYSERERAALAWTEALTLISETHAPDTDYEAVRAHFSETELVNLTALIGTINAWNRIAIGFRAVHPVKVKVAAA, encoded by the coding sequence ATGAAGCCCCGCATGAACTTCTACCAGGCCGCACCGGAGACGATCAAAGCGCTGGTCGCGGTGGAAAACCAGATCAGTGCAAGCGGTCTCGAGCAGTCGCTGATCGAGCTGGTCAAGACCCGCGCGTCCCAAATTAACGGCTGCGCCTACTGCATCAACATGCACACCGAGGACGCGCGCAAGCATGGCGAGACCGAGCAGCGGCTCTATTTGCTCAACGCTTGGCGCGAGTCGCCGCTCTACAGCGAGCGCGAGCGCGCGGCACTGGCCTGGACCGAGGCACTGACCCTGATCTCGGAAACGCACGCACCCGACACCGACTACGAGGCCGTCCGCGCGCACTTCTCCGAGACGGAATTGGTGAACCTGACCGCGCTGATCGGCACGATCAACGCCTGGAACCGGATCGCGATCGGCTTCCGCGCCGTACATCCGGTGAAGGTGAAGGTCGCGGCGGCGTAA
- a CDS encoding LysR family transcriptional regulator encodes MDRLTSLTAFVRVVDSGGFSAAGRKLNMSTTMVSNHVQSLEDRLGVRLLNRTTRKVSLTEVGQTYYDRCVQILADIEQADDIAGALQSVPRGTLRIYTNTHIVQFLSPAVAEFLATYPEVKVDLAIGERNVDLIDENFDLAVRMIPPPDSSLIVRSIATWRHVLCCSHGYVEQHGKPEQLADLAARNCIRHANYPYGDDWHFVDRKGTPASVRVSGNLVANSGETLKLAALAGVGVFLAAGFLVRDELESGQLVRLLPEYRPVEFTMNAVYPHRHHLSAKVRTFIDLLVHHATEQQKLINPYS; translated from the coding sequence ATGGATCGCCTGACCAGTCTGACCGCCTTCGTCCGGGTCGTGGATTCCGGCGGCTTTTCCGCGGCCGGCCGCAAGCTCAACATGTCCACCACCATGGTGAGCAACCACGTCCAGTCGCTGGAGGACCGGCTCGGCGTGCGGCTGCTCAATCGCACCACGCGCAAGGTCAGCCTGACCGAGGTCGGTCAGACCTATTACGACCGCTGCGTCCAGATCCTCGCCGACATCGAGCAGGCCGACGACATCGCGGGCGCGCTGCAGTCGGTGCCGCGCGGCACGCTGCGCATCTACACCAACACCCACATCGTCCAGTTCCTGTCGCCCGCGGTCGCCGAATTCCTGGCGACTTATCCCGAGGTCAAGGTCGACCTCGCGATCGGCGAGCGCAACGTCGATCTGATCGACGAGAATTTCGATCTCGCGGTGCGCATGATCCCGCCGCCCGACTCCAGCCTGATCGTGCGCAGCATCGCCACCTGGCGCCACGTGCTGTGCTGCTCGCACGGCTATGTCGAGCAGCACGGCAAGCCCGAGCAACTCGCCGATCTCGCGGCGCGCAATTGCATCCGCCACGCCAACTATCCCTACGGCGACGACTGGCACTTCGTCGACCGCAAGGGCACGCCGGCGTCGGTGCGGGTTTCCGGCAATCTGGTCGCCAACAGCGGCGAAACGCTGAAGCTCGCCGCGCTGGCCGGCGTCGGCGTCTTCCTCGCCGCGGGCTTCCTCGTCCGCGACGAGCTCGAGTCGGGGCAGCTGGTCCGCCTGCTGCCCGAATACCGGCCGGTCGAGTTCACGATGAACGCGGTCTATCCGCATCGCCATCATTTGTCGGCGAAGGTGCGGACCTTCATCGACCTCCTCGTGCACCACGCCACCGAGCAGCAGAAGCTGATCAATCCATATTCGTGA